The Propionibacterium freudenreichii subsp. freudenreichii genome contains a region encoding:
- the uvrA gene encoding excinuclease ABC subunit UvrA, with amino-acid sequence MEPVNDRLVIRGAREHNLRNVSLDLPRDKMIVFTGLSGSGKSSLAFDTIFAEGQRRYVESLSSYARQFLGQMDKPDVDFIEGLSPAVSIDQKSTSRNPRSTVGTITEVYDYLRLLYARIGHPHCPICGAPISRQTPQQIVDRLLGLDEGTRFQILAPVIRGRKGEYTELFRQLATDGYARVRVDGEVHQLDDVPALDKQRKHDVDVVVDRVVVKASAKQRITDSIETALGLANGVVSVDFVDREPKDPMRLRTYSEKMACPNGHDIEMDELEPRQFSFNSPWGACPACTGLGTQLEVDPTLVVPDETLTLAEGAIAPWSTPTLRNHYAKVFQGLGEKEGFDVDTPWQDLPGTAQAFILKGYDNPVYVHFRNRFGRNRTYTQKYEGILPYVRRRFDEAETDAARDRWGGYLREIPCSTCHGARLKPSSLAVTVGEVNISTLSDMSISEVTGFVDQLDLTDREKQIAERVVKEIRERLRFLLDVGLDYLTLSRPAGSLSGGEAQRIRLATQIGSGLTGVLYVLDEPSIGLHQRDNRRLIETLLRLRDLGNTLIVVEHDEDTIRAADWVVDIGPGAGEHGGHVVVSGTLDDLLASRESITGAYLTGRRRIEIPAQRHRPNGHTIAVHGAAENNLRGIDVSFPLGQFIAVTGVSGSGKSTLVNQILYTALAKRIYGAKAVPGRHHSITGAENIDKIIHVDQSPIGRTPRSNPATYTGVFDKIRGLFAQTPEAKMRGYQPGRFSFNIKGGRCENCHGDGTIRIEMNFLPDVYVPCEVCHGARYNRETLEVHYKGKSISEVLDMPIEEAAEFFEPIQSIHRHLATLVEVGLGYVRLGQPATTLSGGEAQRVKLASELQKRSTGRTLYVLDEPTTGLHFDDIRKLLTVLGKLVDGGNTVVVIEHNLDVIKTADWVIDMGPEGGARGGMVIAQGTPEQVAADPDSYTGQYLAEIVTPDAAKGPLEPPAEVAAAPGPAPKGTRGRASKAGKPATRTSGAKKSGARASATGRGTATKKAVTTKKKTQRKAA; translated from the coding sequence ATGGAGCCCGTGAACGATCGACTTGTCATCCGCGGTGCCCGCGAGCACAATCTGCGCAACGTCAGCCTCGACCTACCCCGCGACAAGATGATCGTCTTCACCGGGCTGTCCGGTTCGGGCAAGTCGTCGCTGGCATTCGACACCATCTTCGCCGAGGGCCAGCGCCGCTATGTGGAGTCACTGAGCTCCTATGCCCGCCAGTTCCTCGGACAGATGGACAAACCCGACGTCGACTTCATCGAGGGGCTGTCGCCGGCCGTCTCCATCGACCAGAAGTCCACCAGTCGCAATCCGCGGTCCACGGTGGGCACCATCACCGAGGTCTACGACTACCTGCGCCTGCTCTATGCGCGCATCGGCCACCCGCACTGCCCGATCTGCGGCGCCCCGATCAGCCGCCAGACACCGCAGCAGATCGTCGACCGCCTGCTGGGGCTCGACGAGGGCACCCGCTTCCAGATCCTCGCCCCGGTGATCCGCGGCCGCAAGGGCGAATACACCGAACTGTTCCGCCAACTCGCCACCGACGGTTATGCGCGCGTGCGGGTCGACGGCGAGGTGCACCAGCTCGACGACGTTCCGGCCCTCGACAAGCAGCGCAAGCACGACGTCGACGTGGTGGTCGACCGCGTGGTGGTCAAGGCCAGCGCCAAGCAGCGGATCACCGACTCGATCGAGACCGCGCTCGGGCTGGCCAACGGGGTGGTTTCGGTCGACTTCGTCGATCGCGAGCCCAAGGATCCGATGCGGCTGCGCACCTACTCGGAGAAGATGGCCTGCCCCAACGGGCACGACATCGAGATGGACGAGCTGGAGCCCCGCCAGTTCAGCTTCAACTCGCCATGGGGAGCCTGCCCGGCCTGCACCGGGCTCGGCACGCAACTGGAGGTGGACCCCACCCTCGTGGTGCCCGACGAGACACTCACCCTGGCCGAGGGCGCCATTGCCCCCTGGTCGACGCCGACCCTGCGCAACCACTACGCGAAGGTGTTCCAGGGCCTGGGGGAGAAGGAGGGCTTCGACGTCGATACGCCCTGGCAGGACCTGCCGGGCACCGCCCAGGCCTTCATCCTCAAGGGCTACGACAACCCGGTCTATGTGCACTTCCGCAACCGCTTCGGACGCAACCGCACCTATACGCAGAAGTACGAGGGCATCCTGCCCTATGTGCGTCGGCGCTTCGACGAGGCCGAGACCGATGCCGCGCGCGACCGCTGGGGCGGCTACCTGCGCGAGATCCCCTGCTCCACCTGCCACGGGGCCCGGCTCAAGCCCTCGTCGCTGGCGGTGACGGTGGGCGAGGTGAACATCTCGACCCTGTCCGATATGTCGATCAGCGAGGTCACCGGCTTCGTCGACCAGCTCGACCTGACCGACCGGGAGAAGCAGATCGCCGAACGCGTGGTCAAGGAGATCCGCGAACGCCTGCGCTTCCTGCTCGACGTCGGACTCGACTATCTGACGCTGTCGCGTCCGGCCGGTTCCCTGTCGGGTGGCGAGGCCCAACGCATCCGGCTGGCGACCCAGATCGGTTCGGGCCTCACCGGCGTGCTCTACGTGCTCGACGAGCCGAGCATCGGACTGCACCAGCGCGACAACCGCCGCCTCATCGAGACCCTGCTGCGGCTGCGTGACCTGGGCAACACCCTGATCGTGGTCGAACACGACGAGGACACCATTCGCGCCGCCGACTGGGTGGTCGACATCGGCCCCGGCGCCGGTGAGCACGGCGGCCATGTGGTCGTCTCGGGCACCCTCGATGACCTGCTCGCCTCTAGGGAGTCGATCACCGGTGCCTATCTCACCGGACGGCGGCGCATCGAGATCCCGGCGCAACGCCACCGGCCGAATGGCCACACGATCGCCGTGCACGGTGCCGCCGAGAACAACCTGCGCGGCATCGACGTCAGCTTCCCGCTGGGCCAGTTCATCGCGGTCACCGGAGTGTCGGGTTCGGGCAAGTCGACCCTGGTCAACCAGATCCTCTACACCGCACTCGCGAAGCGCATCTACGGCGCGAAGGCCGTGCCGGGGCGCCACCATTCGATCACCGGCGCCGAGAACATTGACAAGATCATCCACGTGGACCAGTCACCGATCGGACGCACCCCGCGGTCGAACCCGGCCACCTACACCGGCGTCTTCGACAAGATCCGTGGGCTGTTCGCGCAGACCCCCGAAGCGAAGATGCGCGGCTACCAACCGGGCCGGTTCAGCTTCAACATCAAGGGCGGACGCTGCGAGAACTGCCATGGTGATGGCACCATCCGCATCGAGATGAACTTCCTGCCGGACGTCTACGTGCCCTGCGAGGTCTGCCACGGTGCCCGGTACAACCGGGAGACCCTTGAGGTGCACTACAAGGGCAAGAGCATCTCCGAGGTGCTCGACATGCCCATCGAGGAGGCGGCCGAGTTCTTCGAACCGATCCAGTCGATCCATCGCCACCTCGCGACCCTGGTGGAGGTGGGCCTGGGATATGTGCGACTCGGCCAGCCCGCAACCACCCTGTCGGGTGGCGAGGCGCAACGCGTGAAGCTCGCCAGTGAGCTGCAGAAGCGCTCCACCGGACGCACCCTGTACGTGCTCGACGAGCCGACCACCGGCCTGCACTTCGACGACATCCGCAAGCTGCTCACCGTGCTCGGCAAGCTGGTGGACGGTGGCAACACCGTGGTGGTCATCGAACACAACCTGGACGTGATCAAGACGGCCGACTGGGTGATCGACATGGGCCCCGAGGGCGGAGCGCGCGGCGGCATGGTGATCGCCCAGGGCACGCCCGAGCAGGTGGCGGCCGACCCCGACTCCTACACCGGCCAGTACCTGGCCGAGATCGTCACGCCCGATGCCGCGAAGGGGCCCCTGGAGCCCCCCGCGGAGGTCGCGGCGGCACCCGGACCCGCCCCGAAGGGCACCAGGGGCAGGGCGTCGAAGGCCGGCAAGCCGGCCACGCGCACCTCGGGGGCCAAGAAATCCGGTGCGCGGGCATCGGCCACGGGTCGGGGGACGGCCACGAAGAAGGCGGTCACGACCAAGAAGAAGACCCAGCGCAAGGCGGCGTGA
- a CDS encoding ABC transporter permease, whose product MNKRQWTLVAGHEMWVKLANKSFIISTLTMVVLMAAGIAFGAWQANKTDTMSVVVTTQQAQQVGERAGALAGAANDHSELSVRHADSDDQARSEVTAGDADAWLHSDGTSWHLTFKDDTKSSLENYVSAAVSTNVVNDLAGRAGEPLDRAHAAMTVSTDVLESSENPGGELVGIVFAMVFMFSSLMFGMQIAQSVTAEKQSRIVEILAAVVPARQLMLGKVAGNTAVALLQMVLYAAIALIGVAVTPLSTMLPSLSGGIGWFLAFFLVGFLTLSCLWAAAGAMAPTTEDLQSTAQPLTWLLMVVYFAGFLAKGNLAVVLSYVPVISSVVMPTRLAMGTAHWWEGLIALLITLAFTVVAIWFGSRIYRRALLQTHGRVSIREAMSHESL is encoded by the coding sequence GTGAACAAGCGCCAATGGACCCTGGTGGCGGGCCACGAGATGTGGGTGAAGCTCGCCAACAAGAGCTTCATCATCTCCACGCTGACGATGGTGGTGCTCATGGCCGCCGGCATCGCCTTCGGCGCCTGGCAGGCCAACAAGACCGACACCATGAGCGTGGTGGTCACCACCCAGCAGGCCCAACAGGTCGGCGAACGGGCCGGCGCCCTCGCCGGGGCCGCCAACGATCACTCCGAGCTGTCGGTGCGCCACGCCGACTCCGACGACCAGGCCCGCTCCGAGGTGACCGCCGGTGACGCCGACGCCTGGTTGCACTCGGATGGCACCAGCTGGCACCTGACCTTCAAGGACGACACCAAGTCCAGCCTCGAGAACTATGTGAGCGCCGCCGTGTCGACCAACGTGGTCAATGACCTCGCCGGACGGGCGGGCGAGCCACTCGACCGGGCACATGCCGCCATGACGGTCTCCACCGATGTGCTGGAGAGCTCGGAGAACCCCGGTGGCGAGCTGGTGGGCATCGTCTTCGCGATGGTCTTCATGTTCTCCTCACTGATGTTCGGGATGCAGATCGCCCAGTCCGTCACGGCCGAGAAGCAGTCGCGGATCGTCGAGATCCTGGCCGCCGTGGTGCCCGCCCGCCAGCTGATGCTCGGCAAGGTGGCCGGGAACACGGCCGTCGCGTTGTTGCAGATGGTGCTCTACGCGGCCATCGCACTGATCGGGGTGGCCGTGACGCCCCTGTCGACGATGTTGCCGAGCCTGTCAGGGGGCATCGGCTGGTTCCTCGCCTTCTTCCTGGTGGGCTTCCTGACGCTGTCGTGCCTGTGGGCCGCGGCGGGTGCCATGGCCCCCACCACCGAGGACCTCCAGTCGACGGCGCAGCCCCTGACCTGGCTGCTGATGGTCGTCTACTTCGCGGGCTTCCTGGCGAAGGGCAACCTGGCGGTGGTCCTGAGCTATGTGCCGGTGATCTCCTCGGTGGTGATGCCCACGCGCCTGGCGATGGGCACGGCCCATTGGTGGGAGGGGCTCATCGCACTGCTGATCACGCTCGCCTTCACCGTGGTGGCCATCTGGTTCGGCTCGCGCATCTACCGCCGGGCCCTGCTGCAGACCCATGGCCGGGTGAGCATCCGCGAGGCCATGTCGCACGAGAGCCTGTGA
- the rapZ gene encoding RNase adapter RapZ: MNQTLAPSLPKHPRTVIITGLSGAGRRTCAHAMEDLGWFVVDNLPPSMLPQLIGTANNSGFTRLAVGLDVRSRDMFEQLPMVFTQLEADGISPEIVFLEASDEVIVRRQESSRRRLPLQGDGRLMEGIIKERRMLSDLRASADMVIDTSNLNVHQLTARVAHIYGGDVADTLRVQVMSFGFKNGVPLDADLVFDVRFLPNPHWVPELRPQTGLSKEVSNYVLEQPGAEEFLTTLDHLFEVVTPGYLREGKQQVTLAIGCTGGKHRSTAISEALAGRLRHRGMQVSVLHRDLGLE, from the coding sequence GTGAACCAGACATTGGCGCCCAGCCTTCCGAAGCATCCCCGCACGGTCATCATCACCGGTCTGTCGGGCGCCGGCCGACGCACCTGCGCCCATGCCATGGAGGACCTCGGCTGGTTCGTGGTCGACAACCTGCCGCCGAGCATGCTGCCGCAGCTGATCGGCACCGCCAACAACTCGGGCTTCACCCGGCTCGCGGTGGGCCTGGACGTGCGCAGTCGCGACATGTTCGAGCAGCTGCCGATGGTGTTCACCCAGCTGGAGGCCGACGGCATCTCCCCGGAGATCGTCTTCCTGGAGGCCAGCGATGAGGTGATCGTGCGCCGACAGGAGTCGAGCCGACGTCGGCTGCCGCTGCAGGGCGATGGCCGCCTCATGGAGGGCATCATCAAGGAACGGCGCATGCTGTCCGACCTGCGGGCCAGCGCCGACATGGTGATCGACACCTCGAATCTCAATGTGCACCAGCTCACCGCCCGGGTTGCGCACATCTATGGCGGCGACGTGGCCGACACCCTGCGCGTGCAGGTGATGAGCTTCGGCTTCAAGAATGGCGTGCCGCTGGACGCCGACCTCGTCTTCGACGTCCGCTTCCTGCCCAATCCGCACTGGGTACCCGAGCTGCGGCCCCAGACCGGCCTGTCGAAGGAGGTCAGCAACTATGTGCTGGAGCAGCCCGGTGCGGAGGAGTTCCTGACCACCCTCGACCACCTCTTCGAGGTGGTGACGCCCGGATACCTGCGCGAGGGCAAGCAGCAGGTGACCCTTGCCATCGGGTGCACCGGCGGCAAGCACCGCAGCACCGCCATCAGCGAGGCGCTGGCCGGCAGGCTGCGCCACCGGGGCATGCAGGTGAGCGTCCTGCACCGAGACCTGGGGCTGGAATGA
- a CDS encoding GNAT family N-acetyltransferase: MLQWPFPQTSFVSGDLTIERWDAQRDMDRLWRALQAPEVWQFNPRGVPLDAQDLARRMGQRTDGPERLTWTVVLRGEVVGTTSHFRAGEAVEIGATYLTPSTWGTGLNLRVKRVMVTMARSNDASGIIFRADDLDERSNKALLKLGASFTHKSAEKVLRADGTRRITRFYRLDNDTCI; this comes from the coding sequence ATGTTGCAGTGGCCATTTCCGCAGACATCCTTCGTCAGCGGGGATCTCACCATCGAACGCTGGGATGCCCAGCGCGACATGGATCGGCTCTGGCGCGCCCTCCAGGCGCCCGAGGTGTGGCAGTTCAACCCGCGTGGGGTGCCCCTGGATGCCCAGGACCTGGCGCGACGGATGGGCCAGCGCACCGATGGGCCCGAGCGGCTCACCTGGACCGTGGTGCTGCGCGGCGAGGTGGTGGGCACCACGAGCCACTTCCGGGCCGGTGAGGCCGTTGAGATCGGTGCCACCTATCTGACGCCGAGCACCTGGGGCACAGGGCTGAACCTGCGCGTGAAGCGCGTCATGGTGACCATGGCCCGCAGCAATGACGCCTCGGGCATCATCTTCCGTGCCGACGACCTCGATGAGCGTTCCAACAAGGCCCTGCTCAAGCTGGGTGCCAGCTTCACCCACAAGTCGGCCGAGAAGGTGCTGCGGGCCGACGGAACGCGCCGCATCACCCGCTTCTACCGGCTCGACAACGACACCTGCATCTGA
- a CDS encoding histidine kinase, whose amino-acid sequence METPTAPVRPRPWSGFLSWAGINDPWQRPVPRVGREDVLVVVALTVLAAVLTELQRGLGSVGTPPSSRPVTYALLAATCVPLLWRRRYPCTSAVVAYVAFMAVSMMMPMVGGQLILLVAFFLSMYSAAAWAPNRPGMLVTIGVVAGTIIFWLIWSLAVGAGAERLRGELNTLDPGNALISPLVAYLLFNLLINGAFLAGALIFGVSSWRRARGNAEIVAQQAQLTAQADQLRDEAVLRERLRIARDLHDVVGHHVSVTGIQAAAARRVLERDPARAAAALAVVEESTRQAVTQMRDLLGTLRAVDEDAADSPHGAPTLVQLPDLVAAQQGHDLQVSLDVVENPPGAAAQVPPVVALSLYRAVEEALTNVRRHSTAHEAQVVVRVEAGRYAEAEILDSGLPRPDSTGSGLGLLGMRERAKNVGGTVEAGPRMIGGYRVRMRLPLEEG is encoded by the coding sequence GTGGAGACGCCAACAGCACCAGTGCGGCCCCGACCCTGGTCGGGTTTCCTGTCGTGGGCCGGTATCAATGACCCCTGGCAGCGGCCGGTTCCGCGCGTCGGGCGCGAGGACGTGCTGGTCGTCGTCGCCCTCACGGTGCTGGCAGCCGTGCTGACGGAATTGCAGCGCGGCCTGGGTTCGGTGGGCACGCCCCCGTCATCGCGCCCGGTCACCTATGCCCTGCTCGCCGCAACGTGCGTCCCGCTGCTGTGGCGACGGCGCTATCCCTGCACGTCGGCGGTGGTTGCGTACGTGGCGTTCATGGCGGTGTCGATGATGATGCCGATGGTGGGCGGCCAGCTGATCCTGCTCGTCGCCTTCTTCCTGAGCATGTACTCGGCCGCGGCGTGGGCACCGAACCGGCCCGGGATGCTGGTCACCATCGGGGTGGTCGCCGGCACGATCATCTTCTGGCTCATCTGGTCGTTGGCGGTCGGGGCGGGGGCCGAGAGGCTGCGCGGTGAACTCAACACGCTCGACCCGGGCAATGCGCTGATCTCACCGCTGGTCGCCTATCTGCTGTTCAACCTGCTCATCAACGGTGCCTTCCTGGCCGGGGCGTTGATCTTCGGGGTCTCGTCGTGGCGACGGGCCAGGGGCAATGCCGAGATCGTCGCCCAGCAGGCGCAGCTCACCGCGCAGGCCGATCAGCTGCGAGATGAGGCCGTGCTGCGCGAGCGCCTGCGGATCGCCCGCGACCTGCACGATGTGGTGGGTCACCATGTCTCGGTGACCGGTATCCAGGCGGCCGCCGCCCGCCGGGTGCTGGAACGCGATCCGGCGAGGGCCGCGGCGGCGCTCGCCGTGGTCGAGGAATCGACGCGCCAGGCCGTCACCCAGATGCGCGACCTGCTCGGCACGCTGCGTGCCGTCGATGAGGACGCCGCCGACTCACCCCATGGGGCCCCGACGCTGGTCCAGCTGCCCGACCTGGTTGCCGCCCAGCAGGGCCATGACCTGCAGGTTTCCCTCGACGTGGTGGAGAATCCGCCGGGGGCTGCCGCACAGGTCCCGCCGGTGGTGGCGCTCTCGTTGTACCGCGCCGTCGAGGAGGCGCTGACCAATGTGCGCCGCCACTCCACCGCCCACGAGGCGCAGGTGGTCGTGCGGGTCGAGGCGGGACGCTATGCGGAGGCCGAGATCCTCGATTCCGGACTGCCACGGCCCGATTCCACCGGAAGCGGACTGGGCCTGCTGGGCATGAGAGAACGCGCGAAGAACGTGGGCGGCACGGTGGAGGCCGGACCCCGCATGATCGGTGGCTATCGGGTGCGGATGCGTCTGCCCCTGGAGGAGGGCTGA
- the uvrC gene encoding excinuclease ABC subunit UvrC: protein MADPSTYRPAPGSIPTDPGVYRFSDEHGQVIYVGKAKNLRNRLNSYFHDISALHPRTQRMVRTAAHVQWTVVQNELESLQLEYTWIKQYDPRFNIMYRDDKTYPWLCVTWSDEYPRVYVGRGAKRKGYRYFGPFGQAWAVRDTVDMLLRIFPMRSCSAGVFRNAQAAGRPCLLGYIGKCSAPCVGRVSAAEHREIADDFCSFWEGRTRQLQHKLTKQMRQAAENEEFERAAVLRDSLGALDKATERNAVVLPDGTDADAIAFALDPLELAVQVFHVRGGRIRGERSWIADRADDADESELVESFLLQLYSDSRVPHEILVPVMPPTAPVLTEMLGEQRGGRVNLHVPQRGDKRVLLDTVAKNATEALDRHKAKRAADLATRNQALEELQGALGLPEVPLRIEGYDISHLQGTQVVGSMVVFEDGLSRRSEYRRFVIKSFEGSDDLRAMDEVLTRRFSRLINDRRAMEEASRQGGPGLIDPETGKPLKFAYAPSLVVIDGGPLQVEAAQNAITALGLAEVRVIGLAKRLEEVWLPDQDFPLILPRDSEGLYLLQRVRDESHRFAITHHRQRRSRAMVESVLDDVPGLGAVRRKTVLSHFGSLRKLRAATVDQIAELPGLGAATAQAIVDALRADQPGQAINVTTGEIVSEGPAPHEDASGAGQPA, encoded by the coding sequence ATGGCCGATCCGTCCACCTATCGCCCCGCGCCCGGGTCGATCCCGACCGATCCGGGCGTCTACCGTTTCTCCGACGAGCACGGCCAGGTCATCTACGTCGGCAAGGCGAAGAACCTCCGGAACCGCCTCAACTCCTATTTCCACGACATCTCCGCGCTGCATCCGCGCACCCAACGGATGGTGCGCACCGCGGCCCACGTGCAGTGGACCGTGGTGCAGAACGAACTGGAGTCGCTCCAGCTCGAGTACACCTGGATCAAGCAGTACGACCCGCGATTCAACATCATGTATCGCGACGACAAGACCTACCCGTGGCTGTGCGTCACCTGGTCGGACGAGTACCCCCGCGTCTACGTGGGGCGCGGCGCCAAGCGCAAGGGATATCGCTATTTCGGGCCCTTCGGCCAGGCGTGGGCGGTGCGCGACACCGTGGACATGCTGTTGCGCATCTTCCCCATGCGTTCCTGCTCGGCAGGGGTCTTCCGCAATGCCCAGGCCGCCGGACGACCCTGCCTGCTCGGCTACATCGGGAAGTGCTCGGCACCGTGCGTGGGCCGTGTCAGCGCCGCGGAGCACCGCGAGATCGCCGACGACTTCTGCAGCTTCTGGGAGGGGCGCACCCGCCAGCTGCAGCACAAGCTGACCAAGCAGATGCGCCAGGCCGCCGAGAACGAGGAGTTCGAGCGTGCCGCCGTGCTGCGTGACTCGCTCGGAGCACTCGACAAGGCGACCGAACGCAATGCCGTGGTGCTGCCCGACGGCACCGACGCCGATGCCATTGCCTTCGCGCTGGATCCGCTCGAGCTGGCCGTGCAGGTGTTCCATGTGCGCGGCGGGCGGATCCGCGGCGAACGCAGCTGGATCGCCGACCGGGCCGATGACGCCGACGAATCCGAGTTGGTCGAGTCCTTCCTGCTCCAGCTGTACTCCGACTCGCGGGTGCCCCACGAGATCCTGGTGCCGGTGATGCCACCCACCGCCCCGGTGCTCACCGAGATGCTCGGCGAGCAGCGTGGCGGGCGGGTGAACCTGCACGTCCCCCAACGCGGCGACAAGCGCGTGCTGCTCGACACCGTGGCCAAGAACGCCACCGAGGCCCTCGATCGCCACAAGGCCAAGCGGGCCGCCGATCTCGCCACGCGCAATCAGGCGCTCGAGGAACTCCAGGGGGCCCTCGGACTGCCCGAGGTGCCGCTGCGCATCGAGGGCTATGACATCAGCCACCTGCAGGGCACCCAGGTGGTGGGTTCGATGGTCGTCTTCGAGGACGGGCTGAGCCGTCGCAGCGAATACCGCCGCTTCGTGATCAAGAGCTTCGAGGGCTCCGACGACCTGCGGGCCATGGACGAGGTGCTCACCCGCCGCTTCAGCCGGTTGATCAACGACCGCAGGGCCATGGAGGAGGCGAGCAGACAGGGCGGGCCCGGGCTCATCGACCCCGAGACCGGCAAGCCCCTCAAGTTTGCCTATGCCCCGTCGCTCGTGGTGATCGACGGTGGGCCCCTGCAGGTGGAGGCGGCCCAGAACGCCATCACCGCCCTGGGCCTGGCGGAGGTGCGCGTGATCGGCCTGGCCAAGCGCCTGGAGGAGGTCTGGCTGCCCGACCAGGACTTCCCACTGATCCTGCCCAGGGACTCCGAGGGGTTGTACCTGCTGCAGCGGGTGCGCGATGAATCCCACCGGTTCGCCATCACCCACCACCGTCAGCGGCGCTCCCGGGCCATGGTCGAATCCGTGTTGGATGACGTTCCCGGCCTGGGTGCGGTGCGCCGCAAGACGGTGCTGTCCCACTTCGGGTCGCTGCGCAAGCTGCGGGCTGCCACCGTCGACCAGATCGCCGAGCTGCCCGGCCTGGGCGCCGCGACCGCGCAGGCCATCGTGGACGCATTGCGTGCCGATCAGCCCGGTCAGGCCATCAACGTGACCACCGGCGAGATCGTCAGCGAGGGTCCCGCCCCCCACGAGGACGCCAGCGGGGCCGGCCAACCGGCCTGA
- a CDS encoding response regulator — protein sequence MIRVLLADDQTLVRTGFEMILGVEDDIEVVGQAADGRQAVSAAARLHPDVVLMDVQMPTMDGIAATREVVAADSARVIVLTTFDRDDYLFDALGAGASGFILKNSDPTELVAAVRAVANGDALLSPSVTLRVIRAMAQGHAPREVTPGADAELARLTDREVEVLRALARGLSNAEIAAELFVSEATVKTHVSNVLSKLGLRDRVQAVAHANQHGLVS from the coding sequence ATGATCAGGGTGCTACTGGCCGATGACCAGACGCTGGTGCGTACCGGATTCGAGATGATCCTGGGCGTCGAGGACGACATCGAGGTGGTCGGTCAGGCCGCCGACGGCCGCCAGGCGGTGTCCGCGGCCGCCCGGCTGCATCCCGATGTGGTGTTGATGGACGTGCAGATGCCCACGATGGACGGAATCGCCGCTACCCGTGAGGTCGTCGCCGCCGACTCCGCGAGGGTGATCGTGCTGACCACCTTCGATCGCGATGACTACCTGTTCGACGCGCTGGGTGCGGGCGCCAGCGGTTTCATCCTGAAGAACTCCGATCCCACCGAACTGGTTGCCGCCGTTCGTGCGGTGGCGAACGGGGATGCCCTGTTGAGTCCCTCGGTGACGCTGCGGGTGATCCGTGCGATGGCGCAGGGCCACGCCCCGCGGGAGGTCACGCCCGGTGCCGACGCCGAGCTCGCCAGGCTCACCGATCGTGAGGTCGAGGTGCTGCGGGCCCTGGCCCGCGGCCTGTCCAATGCCGAGATCGCCGCCGAGCTGTTCGTCTCGGAGGCCACCGTGAAGACACATGTGTCGAATGTGTTGTCCAAGCTGGGCCTGCGCGACCGGGTGCAGGCCGTGGCGCACGCCAACCAGCACGGCCTGGTGTCCTAG
- a CDS encoding ABC transporter ATP-binding protein, which translates to MLAVDHLTRSFGELIAVDDVSFTVPDGKTIGFVGGNGAGKTTTMRMIMGLLTPDSGHVQWDGRPITAADRRGFGYMPEERGLYPKEPVLEQLVYLARLRGASRAGATAEATTLLEAFGLADRAKDKLEKLSLGNQQRVQISAAVMTEPTRTSGVSWGAAGAVQISAAVMTEPTALLLDEPFSGLDPEAVDSLAQMLKTRTAAGTPLLFSSHQLDLVERLCDGLVILSHGRVVAQGGREELRDRGTNHYRLTMTSDTGWVRDAPGTTVLDVAGPTALLSFDSDRARQGLLRAAIDHGDVIELALVRPSLADIYREVTK; encoded by the coding sequence ATGCTTGCAGTAGATCACCTCACCCGAAGTTTCGGTGAGCTCATCGCGGTAGACGATGTCAGCTTCACCGTGCCCGACGGCAAGACCATCGGCTTCGTCGGCGGCAATGGCGCCGGCAAGACCACCACCATGCGCATGATCATGGGGCTGCTCACCCCCGATTCCGGCCACGTGCAGTGGGATGGGCGCCCGATCACCGCCGCCGATCGGCGCGGATTCGGCTACATGCCGGAGGAACGCGGCCTGTATCCCAAGGAGCCCGTGCTGGAACAGCTGGTCTACCTGGCCCGCCTGCGTGGGGCCAGCCGGGCCGGCGCCACCGCAGAGGCCACCACCCTGTTGGAGGCCTTCGGGCTGGCTGATCGGGCCAAGGACAAGCTGGAGAAGCTGTCCCTGGGCAACCAGCAGCGGGTGCAGATCAGTGCCGCCGTGATGACCGAGCCCACGAGGACTTCGGGAGTCAGTTGGGGTGCCGCCGGGGCGGTGCAGATCAGTGCCGCCGTGATGACCGAGCCCACTGCCCTGTTGCTGGACGAACCGTTCTCCGGGCTAGACCCCGAGGCGGTCGACTCGCTGGCCCAGATGTTGAAGACGCGTACCGCGGCCGGCACGCCGCTGCTGTTCAGCTCCCACCAACTCGACCTGGTCGAGCGCTTGTGCGACGGGCTGGTGATCCTCTCGCACGGCAGGGTCGTTGCGCAGGGCGGCCGCGAGGAGCTGCGCGACCGCGGCACGAACCACTACCGACTCACCATGACCAGCGACACGGGATGGGTCCGTGACGCACCGGGAACGACGGTGCTGGACGTCGCCGGACCCACGGCCCTGTTGTCGTTCGATTCGGACCGGGCCCGTCAGGGGCTGCTGCGGGCAGCCATCGACCACGGCGATGTGATCGAGCTGGCGTTGGTGCGCCCGAGCCTTGCCGACATCTACCGAGAGGTGACGAAGTGA